A stretch of Cicer arietinum cultivar CDC Frontier isolate Library 1 chromosome 5, Cicar.CDCFrontier_v2.0, whole genome shotgun sequence DNA encodes these proteins:
- the LOC101511442 gene encoding calmodulin-binding receptor-like cytoplasmic kinase 2: MKKQGGPNLHQSNQRKKKVGHKSGSAGKDNGTNRSNTKNDHTALTYFKSVVKVCGSLFTLFLPGNTKTTSEAAENNSTRNKVRGVSSSTDVSSDSSKSSSKWKSSQSSAASSSTSSIQLGMGNFTFEEIYKATAKFSVDNKIGEGGFGIVYKGKLSDGSLVAVKCASKDVHKKHLAEFKNEINTLSKIEHLNLVRWYGYLEHGDEKIIVIEYVNNGTLREHLDGVRGNGLEIGERLDIAIDVAHAITYLHMYTDHPIIHRDIKASNILITDKLRAKVSDFGFARLGSEDPNATHISTQVKGTAGYLDPDYMRTRHLSEKSDVYSFGVLLVEMMTGRHPIEPKRHLSERVTIKWAMQLLKQGEAVIAMDPRLQRSSASNKAVQKVLNLAFQCLAPVKRLRPSMKNCAEVLWEIRKDYRDRVFSHPPPVSHHSADFPQRDSRKNRHKSYGINNNNKFVSA; the protein is encoded by the exons ATGAAAAAACAAGGAGGCCCCAACTTGCATCAATCTAaccaaagaaaaaagaaagttggTCACAAAAGTGGTAGTGCAGGCAAGGACAATGGAACAAATAGGAGTAATACTAAGAATGACCATACTGCCCTTACATATTTCAAGTCTGTTGTCAAGGTATGTGGAAGCCTTTTTACATTGTTTCTTCCTGGGAATACAAAAACAACCTCAGAAGCTGCTGAAAATAATTCCACAAGGAACAAAGTTAGAGGAGTATCAT CTTCAACAGATGTATCATCTGATAGTTCTAAGAGTTCATCAAAATGGAAATCTTCTCAATCCTCAGCAGCATCATCTAGCACTTCAAGTATTCAGCTTGGAATGGGAAACTTTACCTTTGAGGAAATTTACAAGGCAACAGCAAAATTCTCTGTAGATAATAAGATTGGTGAAGGAGGGTTTGGAATAGTATACAAGGGAAAGCTTTCTGATGGATCCCTTGTGGCTGTCAAGTGTGCCAGTAAG GATGTACATAAGAAGCACTTGGCTGAGTTCAAGAATGAGATAAACACCTTGTCAAAAATTGAGCATTTGAATCTTGTGAGGTGGTATGGATATTTGGAGCATGGAGATGAAAAGATTATTGTTATTGAATATGTTAATAATGGAACTCTTAGGGAACATCTAGATG GTGTAAGGGGAAATGGACTAGAAATTGGTGAACGTCTAGACATAGCAATTGATGTAGCTCATGCAATTACATATCTTCACATGTACACAG ATCATCCAATTATTCACAGAGACATAAAAGCATCAAACATCTTAATAACTGACAAATTGAGGGCCAAAGTGTCAGACTTTGGTTTTGCTAGGTTGGGATCAGAAGACCCTAATGCAACTCATatctcaactcaagttaaaggAACAGCTGGTTACTTGGATCCTGATTACATGAGAACAAGACACCTCTCTGAAAAGAGTGATGTTTATTCCTTTGGTGTTTTACTTGTTGAAATGATGACAGGAAGACATCCAATTGAACCAAAGAGACACCTCAGTGAGAGAGTTACAATTAAATGg GCAATGCAGTTGTTGAAACAAGGAGAAGCTGTGATTGCAATGGATCCAAGGCTTCAGAGAAGTTCAGCCTCAAACAAAGCTGTACAAAAGGTTCTCAATCTTGCTTTCCAATGCCTTGCACCGGTGAAACGATTGCGGCCATCGATGAAGAATTGTGCAGAGGTTTTATGGGAAATTAGAAAAGATTATAGAGACAGAGTCTTTTCTCATCCTCCTCCTGTTTCTCACCATTCAGCAGATTTTCCTCAGAGAGATTCTAGGAAGAATAGACATAAGTCATATGgtataaataataacaataaatttgtCTCAGCataa